A region of Chitinophaga horti DNA encodes the following proteins:
- a CDS encoding tetratricopeptide repeat protein, which translates to MKKLTPIYVLAFLLLMAAGASAQSSNKLIRQGNDQYQKKQYKEAETSYKKAIERDQASVEGNYNLGNSMYEQKRFDDARKQYASSAKIATSKAVKADANYNSGNTFMEEKKWEESIQSYKAALKANPQDEAARYNLAYAQQMLKKQQQQQQQNKDNKDNKDKKDNKDKKDDKNKDKKDQDKDKKDEDKDKKDKDKQDEKDGDKEDEQDKKPQPMPSKLSQQEAENLLKALAQEEKKLQDKAKKIKGRPVTTDKDW; encoded by the coding sequence ATGAAGAAACTTACGCCGATATATGTACTGGCTTTTCTGCTGCTGATGGCGGCAGGCGCCTCTGCACAGAGCAGCAATAAGCTGATCCGCCAGGGCAACGACCAGTACCAGAAAAAGCAGTATAAAGAAGCGGAAACTTCTTATAAAAAAGCGATCGAACGAGACCAGGCTTCGGTAGAGGGTAATTACAACCTCGGCAACTCGATGTACGAACAAAAACGTTTCGACGATGCCCGTAAACAATACGCCAGCAGTGCCAAAATAGCCACCAGTAAAGCGGTGAAGGCAGATGCGAACTATAATTCCGGCAACACTTTTATGGAAGAAAAGAAGTGGGAAGAAAGTATCCAGTCGTACAAAGCAGCGCTGAAAGCCAATCCACAGGATGAAGCCGCCCGCTACAATCTTGCTTATGCTCAACAAATGCTGAAAAAACAGCAGCAGCAACAACAGCAGAACAAAGACAACAAGGATAATAAAGACAAGAAAGACAACAAGGATAAAAAAGACGATAAGAACAAAGACAAGAAAGACCAGGATAAAGACAAAAAAGATGAGGACAAGGATAAGAAAGATAAAGACAAGCAGGATGAGAAAGATGGTGATAAAGAAGACGAGCAGGACAAAAAGCCGCAGCCAATGCCCAGCAAGTTGAGCCAGCAGGAAGCCGAGAACCTGTTAAAAGCCCTGGCGCAGGAGGAAAAGAAACTGCAGGATAAAGCGAAAAAGATCAAAGGCCGGCCGGTTACAACCGACAAAGACTGGTAG